A window of Leptolyngbyaceae cyanobacterium genomic DNA:
AGATAAATTTTAGTTACTTTTATACTAACTTGTAGCCTAATCTGAAGACTTAGGCTACAAGTTTTACTGCTCATTTATAATACTAACTTTACGCCGCAGTACACACAACTCGAAAACCAATATTGCTGACACTGAGTCCCCCAACAAAGACGTTACGACAAGCCGAACGGCAGACTTCAGGATTATAGAACCAAGAACCACCCCGCAGTACTCGATAATTTTGATAATCATTTTCATTTAGTTGATCAAACCAAGAACTTCCATCATCAGGTGCGCCTTCATAATTTTCATGCCAATGGTCAGCGCACCACTCCCAGACTAGCCCGTGCATATCAAATAGCCCAAAAGCATTAGCAACTTTAAAACTACCGACTGGAGTAGTTTCCACGCGGTAAATTCCTTTTGGGCCACTATTGTAAGATCCTGACCACTTATACTCTTCATTATCAGTACCTCGATAATTTGCTAAATCGGTAGTAATCGTCTCCCCAAAATGAAATGGAGTAGTTGTTCCCGCACGACAAGCATATTCCCACTCAGCTTCACTAGGTAAACGATATCTTCGTTTTGTATAGTTAGAAAGCCGATCGCAAAATTCCACCGCATCGTACCAAGAAACACTTTCTACAGGATGATCGCCTAGTATCTCGGTAGGGGAATTCCTATCTCTAAAATAAGACGGGTCTGATTTAAGTTCTCGATTAACTTTAGGTAAAGTTGCAACTGCTTTCCATTGCGATTGAGTAACAGGATATTTACCTATAAAAAAGGGCTTGATGTTTACCTGGTGCTGAGGGCTTTCTGATTTGTCATGCCCCTCTTCTTCTTCTAGCGACCCCATCATAAAAGAGCTACCGGGAATCAGCACCATGTCTAATTCAACTTCATTCCCCAAATCTTCTACAAAATATTCTGCTTCATATTGTAAGTAGTTGATTACTATTTCTGGCATTTGTCCTTATCTGCTTAAATCTTATGTTTTTTGGGTAATTGGTAATTCACTACATTGTTGAAAAAAACTATAAAGAGCTACAAACTGAACTCTACAGTACACACAACTCTAAAA
This region includes:
- a CDS encoding formylglycine-generating enzyme family protein, producing the protein MPEIVINYLQYEAEYFVEDLGNEVELDMVLIPGSSFMMGSLEEEEGHDKSESPQHQVNIKPFFIGKYPVTQSQWKAVATLPKVNRELKSDPSYFRDRNSPTEILGDHPVESVSWYDAVEFCDRLSNYTKRRYRLPSEAEWEYACRAGTTTPFHFGETITTDLANYRGTDNEEYKWSGSYNSGPKGIYRVETTPVGSFKVANAFGLFDMHGLVWEWCADHWHENYEGAPDDGSSWFDQLNENDYQNYRVLRGGSWFYNPEVCRSACRNVFVGGLSVSNIGFRVVCTAA